One genomic window of Caminibacter pacificus includes the following:
- a CDS encoding sensor histidine kinase: MFKLFKKDNFAKIFFHDIKNKLLTIKFNLYIILNKKLPEEKKEDLLEKVAITTDQAIDMIQDFLDFEKYKASKFLKHETFDLAQLVGEIVEELELDAQRANVKILYVKPKEKLMIKANREWIKKALLNIIHNSIKYNKENGRVFISFHVEKKGYMLIIKDTGVGIPQEQKEKIFKKYFSSDNKTGTGLGLNMAKVVIESHGGTIVFESEENKGSVFYIFLPKISKKIKIKYLSLAFAVFTMTGFFLFDYFYCLIPQQVKYAYSGDLQIIKLENGVIAKAKIEDKFKLKAYKNIWGTRTRTAFYLQKSDMTIDTNHQPVKVYTPKTSFSNIGTQFETISKTKETAVSVYKGAIKNNKFKVAKNEGLIVAKTAKKEPLPLKIEIVKTIQKPFEIIVMWQSQYKNFKLTASMDKDFKNPPIYEYTTKTKKFIFKNINDGIWYLSIQAEKDNLYSLPKIVKFLSLINYHKALKAYKNSDYDNAIKYLEISISTINKADFRPYYLLGKILSTSNLKKALKMAKTAFEITPNEQTAALYAKLLYNSQNYLLVTKLFSKGFKNPNIYRYVALSYYKLNDYKKAKQYIYKTLEENPNDNELKTILQKMQNNPLIKQFL, translated from the coding sequence ATGTTTAAGTTATTCAAAAAAGACAACTTCGCTAAAATTTTTTTTCATGATATAAAAAATAAACTATTAACAATAAAGTTTAACTTATACATCATCTTAAATAAAAAACTCCCTGAAGAAAAAAAAGAAGACCTCCTAGAAAAAGTAGCAATTACCACAGACCAAGCCATAGATATGATTCAAGACTTTTTGGATTTCGAAAAATATAAAGCTTCAAAATTCTTAAAACATGAAACCTTCGATTTAGCCCAATTAGTAGGAGAAATCGTAGAAGAGCTAGAACTTGACGCACAAAGAGCAAATGTAAAAATTCTTTATGTCAAACCCAAAGAAAAATTAATGATAAAAGCAAATAGAGAGTGGATTAAAAAAGCTCTTTTAAACATTATCCACAATAGCATAAAATACAACAAAGAAAACGGAAGAGTTTTTATTAGTTTTCACGTAGAAAAAAAAGGTTATATGCTTATAATTAAAGATACGGGTGTAGGAATTCCTCAAGAACAAAAAGAAAAAATATTTAAAAAATACTTCTCATCCGATAATAAAACCGGAACGGGGCTCGGACTTAATATGGCAAAAGTGGTAATAGAAAGCCACGGAGGTACTATAGTATTTGAAAGTGAAGAAAACAAAGGAAGCGTTTTTTATATATTTTTACCGAAGATTTCAAAAAAAATAAAAATAAAATACCTCTCTTTAGCTTTTGCTGTCTTTACAATGACGGGTTTTTTTTTGTTTGATTACTTCTATTGCTTAATACCTCAACAAGTAAAATACGCATATTCAGGCGATTTACAAATAATTAAACTTGAAAACGGCGTTATAGCTAAAGCAAAAATAGAAGATAAATTTAAACTAAAAGCATATAAAAATATTTGGGGCACAAGAACAAGAACTGCATTTTATCTGCAAAAAAGCGATATGACTATAGATACCAATCATCAACCGGTAAAAGTTTACACACCAAAAACTTCTTTTAGCAATATCGGTACGCAATTCGAAACTATCTCAAAAACAAAAGAAACGGCGGTAAGCGTATATAAAGGGGCCATTAAAAACAACAAATTCAAAGTTGCTAAAAATGAAGGATTAATAGTAGCAAAAACAGCTAAAAAAGAACCTTTACCTCTAAAAATAGAAATTGTAAAAACGATACAAAAACCTTTTGAAATTATCGTTATGTGGCAAAGTCAATATAAAAACTTCAAATTAACGGCTTCAATGGATAAAGACTTTAAAAATCCTCCTATATACGAATACACTACCAAAACAAAAAAATTTATTTTCAAAAATATAAACGACGGAATATGGTATTTAAGTATTCAAGCGGAAAAAGACAATTTATATTCACTTCCTAAAATAGTCAAGTTTTTATCTTTAATAAACTATCATAAAGCATTAAAAGCATATAAAAACAGTGATTACGACAACGCAATCAAATATTTAGAAATTTCTATTTCAACAATTAACAAAGCGGACTTTAGACCTTATTATCTTCTTGGAAAGATTTTATCAACTTCAAATTTGAAAAAAGCTTTAAAAATGGCAAAAACAGCATTTGAAATAACACCGAACGAACAAACAGCCGCTTTATACGCAAAACTTCTATATAATTCTCAAAATTATCTACTCGTAACAAAATTATTTTCAAAAGGATTTAAAAATCCGAATATTTACAGATATGTGGCTTTAAGTTATTATAAATTAAACGATTATAAAAAAGCGAAACAATATATTTATAAAACACTCGAAGAAAATCCAAACGATAACGAATTAAAAACGATTTTGCAAAAAATGCAGAACAATCCGTTAATAAAACAATTTTTGTAA
- a CDS encoding tetratricopeptide repeat protein produces MKKSILILLACSLLFSQELQIDVTSLQQYIKQHPQDIKNRLILASYYTKKLELQKAKKIIEEILKLDPKNKKAKELLHNIEILKNAQEYKKYFSAPNEYISSLYEKNDYKNLMNFFEYYTKLNGYENLNDDSIFKVARVYMWEGKYDKSLNVLKHAKNKKTIDYYEITAYDLYYLGDPKAEKYLKTLYNSTGNIEYAKKLLDFYLINRDIQNAKKLLLSLSHTTKNKKLIKEYQQKIAKIQKEYIDSLYQKYKDNPTFDNLKPLILAIYNTDKQKAYKLLQEYIKNNPADNKAKIFFAQILTWDGDTVKALKYLKEFQNNIKAKLLIGKILAWQGDYEKAIIYLSDVYDHGNPEEKYEALKMLGFIAMWKNENQKAKEIFQKLLKQNPNDEEVKEALMILNGNIKPVIAKYEKLLKKDPGNEQYILKLADLYYMDKNYQKAAYYYEKYLQLHPEKIEIYKTLGDIYLELKNYYKGFGDWEYYANYKNTKEAYLELAQRYYWNGFNKEALKVLDELLKRYPNFKKAAILKAKILKINPRFVDSSSAATIDEYFNNRAKKLLVYGDRAYFNNLYATAKDYYHEYLSLNPDDYDVREKYAYTLEKTGDYANAAGEFFLLMWAKKTPLIEYHYAYNLQKSGKIQEAKKIYEKLLSSLPKPLPPKLKAFIEDWKKAWEGMNFEKYAKFYDKKISNNTYWRLRKQNIFKNAGFISVGIYNPLLIKKEGDVYVVRFYQVYASQKRKDKGYKTLWIKCKNGVCKIIKEKWEAGEYTPYNPNNSLEKYIKENLNKIKKKQTPKLEVVPTINKTKENTTKETKKYTKNTEKIALAPGLKKRIKPQNEVLNISELKVVKLTPKTITINEYQQKALPWQIDIDYDYFSDNQNTTMHTLGAKFYKNNDFYSVFALFKWYHLKEKGTKNASLAGIGYKNDKFTADIFYDTSTKKSIGFDFHTKVNDFNLFINKHNMVYSRRTVCSTNHTKIKTEITKYTQLDALRGLWWSLAYEKVDDNNNVITPQIDYDFYGFKNKKFTGTFYFSGWYQFNSKTTTCYYSPKKTDSNIVGVKLNKNLNKNLKAHMQGGIGYSFWDKTYLYSLKGYVKTINYKTFFSKLGCEISNSSTSSVTTKGYQSIECIWELSKKW; encoded by the coding sequence ATGAAAAAATCGATTTTAATATTACTGGCATGTTCTTTACTGTTTTCTCAAGAACTACAAATCGATGTGACATCTTTACAACAATATATCAAACAACATCCGCAAGATATAAAAAACAGACTTATTTTAGCCAGCTATTACACAAAAAAATTAGAGCTTCAAAAAGCAAAAAAAATCATTGAAGAAATTTTAAAACTTGATCCTAAAAATAAAAAAGCAAAAGAGTTACTACACAATATAGAAATATTAAAAAATGCACAAGAATATAAAAAATATTTCTCAGCTCCAAACGAATATATTTCTTCACTTTACGAAAAAAACGATTATAAAAACTTAATGAATTTTTTCGAATACTATACTAAACTAAACGGATATGAAAACTTAAATGACGACTCGATTTTTAAAGTCGCAAGAGTATATATGTGGGAGGGCAAATACGACAAATCCCTAAATGTTCTAAAACACGCCAAAAATAAAAAAACAATAGATTATTATGAAATTACTGCTTATGATCTTTATTATTTAGGAGACCCAAAAGCGGAAAAATATCTCAAAACACTATACAACTCGACAGGAAACATAGAATATGCAAAAAAACTCTTAGATTTTTATTTGATAAATAGAGACATTCAAAACGCAAAAAAACTACTGCTTAGCTTATCTCACACAACAAAAAATAAAAAATTAATAAAAGAATATCAACAAAAAATTGCAAAAATTCAAAAAGAGTATATCGATTCTCTTTATCAAAAATATAAAGACAACCCGACTTTTGATAACCTAAAACCACTTATATTAGCCATTTATAACACCGATAAACAAAAAGCTTATAAACTTCTTCAAGAATATATTAAAAACAATCCTGCGGACAATAAAGCAAAAATTTTCTTCGCTCAAATCCTAACATGGGACGGAGATACCGTAAAAGCTCTGAAATATTTAAAGGAATTTCAAAACAATATAAAAGCCAAACTTTTAATTGGAAAAATACTTGCATGGCAAGGAGATTATGAAAAAGCAATAATCTATCTCAGTGACGTATACGACCACGGAAATCCGGAAGAAAAATATGAAGCGTTAAAAATGCTCGGATTTATTGCAATGTGGAAAAACGAAAACCAAAAAGCAAAAGAAATTTTCCAAAAACTTCTAAAACAAAACCCAAATGACGAAGAAGTAAAAGAAGCTTTAATGATTCTAAACGGGAACATAAAACCCGTTATTGCAAAATACGAAAAACTCTTAAAAAAAGACCCTGGTAACGAACAATATATTTTAAAACTCGCCGACCTTTACTATATGGATAAAAACTACCAAAAAGCTGCTTACTATTACGAAAAATATCTCCAACTTCATCCTGAAAAAATAGAAATTTATAAAACACTTGGGGATATTTATTTGGAATTGAAAAATTATTATAAAGGTTTTGGAGATTGGGAATATTATGCAAACTATAAAAATACAAAAGAGGCATATTTAGAACTAGCTCAAAGATATTATTGGAACGGCTTTAATAAAGAAGCTTTAAAAGTACTTGACGAACTTTTAAAGCGATATCCTAATTTCAAAAAAGCTGCTATTTTAAAAGCTAAAATTTTAAAAATCAACCCTCGTTTTGTCGATTCTTCTAGTGCGGCTACTATAGACGAGTATTTTAACAATAGAGCGAAAAAACTTCTGGTTTACGGAGATAGGGCTTATTTCAATAATCTTTATGCAACTGCTAAAGATTATTATCATGAATATTTATCTCTAAATCCTGATGATTATGACGTAAGAGAAAAGTATGCTTATACTTTAGAAAAAACGGGAGATTATGCCAACGCAGCAGGTGAGTTTTTCTTACTTATGTGGGCTAAAAAAACTCCGTTAATAGAATATCATTATGCTTACAATCTTCAAAAAAGCGGAAAAATCCAAGAGGCTAAAAAAATTTATGAAAAACTTCTAAGTTCTCTACCTAAACCTCTTCCTCCAAAACTAAAAGCGTTTATAGAAGATTGGAAAAAAGCTTGGGAGGGTATGAACTTTGAAAAATATGCGAAATTTTACGACAAAAAAATTTCAAATAACACCTATTGGAGATTAAGAAAACAAAACATTTTTAAAAATGCAGGATTTATAAGTGTGGGTATTTATAATCCGCTTCTAATCAAAAAAGAAGGCGACGTTTACGTCGTAAGATTTTATCAGGTTTATGCTTCTCAAAAAAGAAAAGACAAAGGTTATAAAACTTTATGGATTAAATGCAAAAACGGAGTTTGTAAAATTATCAAAGAAAAATGGGAAGCAGGAGAATATACTCCCTATAATCCGAATAATTCACTTGAGAAATATATAAAAGAAAACCTGAATAAAATCAAAAAGAAACAAACTCCTAAACTGGAAGTCGTACCGACAATAAACAAAACCAAAGAAAACACTACCAAAGAAACAAAAAAATATACAAAAAACACTGAAAAAATAGCACTTGCCCCTGGGCTTAAAAAAAGAATAAAACCTCAAAACGAAGTATTAAATATATCGGAACTAAAAGTAGTTAAACTAACTCCAAAAACGATTACAATAAACGAATATCAACAAAAGGCCTTGCCCTGGCAAATTGATATAGATTATGATTATTTTAGCGATAATCAAAATACCACTATGCACACTTTAGGAGCAAAGTTTTATAAAAATAATGACTTTTATTCCGTTTTTGCACTTTTTAAGTGGTATCACTTAAAAGAAAAAGGAACAAAAAACGCTTCTTTAGCCGGTATAGGATACAAAAACGATAAATTCACGGCAGATATCTTTTATGACACTTCTACTAAAAAATCAATCGGTTTTGATTTTCATACGAAAGTAAATGATTTCAATCTTTTCATAAACAAGCACAATATGGTCTATTCAAGAAGAACGGTTTGTTCTACAAATCATACTAAAATAAAAACGGAAATCACAAAATATACTCAGCTTGACGCTTTAAGAGGACTTTGGTGGTCGCTTGCTTATGAAAAGGTTGATGATAACAATAACGTAATCACTCCTCAAATAGATTATGATTTCTACGGATTTAAAAATAAAAAATTTACCGGTACGTTTTATTTTTCAGGATGGTATCAATTCAATTCCAAAACAACAACTTGTTATTATTCTCCGAAAAAAACCGATTCTAATATAGTTGGAGTAAAATTGAATAAAAATTTAAACAAAAACTTAAAAGCTCATATGCAAGGTGGAATCGGCTATAGTTTTTGGGATAAAACATACCTTTATTCGTTAAAGGGATACGTAAAAACTATTAATTATAAAACGTTTTTTTCAAAATTAGGCTGTGAAATAAGCAATTCTTCCACCTCATCTGTAACTACTAAAGGATATCAAAGTATCGAATGTATATGGGAGCTAAGTAAAAAATGGTAA
- a CDS encoding glycosyltransferase family 2 protein, with protein MVKNILIIGFSLFLIVLLGFVLYSFYYNFYTINNIVVKIGVGVILVFTSLVILRYMLLLFFSILKTIFKTADEQHLERINKTLNHRVSIIVPAYNEEVVIGKSLESLVNQSYQNLEIIVVDDGSTDRTSEVAKYYEKHSKGKKVKVLRKPNGGKANAINFGIHHSTGELIMVVDADSKLEKDAVTLMERYFIDPNIAAVAGSVYVSNQTNLLTKLQALEYIEGLNMVRNGQALLKLVNIIPGPIGMFRKDALYEVGLYDSDTFAEDCDVTLKLITRGYKIDFESDAVAYTEAPEHLLDLIKQRYRWTRGILQAIKKHKGLLWNIRKNPAASFTMWYMLFESVFWPFMDVWTNMFIIYLSLFSGVSILIFYWWSIFTILDMAGALYCILITNEKLSLVFYAVFYRLFFITIINIAKIFSTIEEWFGIKMTWGKLERKGNL; from the coding sequence ATGGTAAAAAACATCCTCATAATAGGATTCAGCCTATTTTTAATCGTACTTTTAGGATTCGTTTTATATAGTTTTTATTATAATTTTTACACGATTAATAATATCGTCGTAAAAATAGGCGTGGGCGTTATTTTAGTTTTTACTTCTCTTGTTATTTTAAGATATATGCTTTTACTATTCTTTTCAATTCTTAAAACTATATTCAAAACCGCAGACGAACAACATCTTGAAAGGATAAATAAAACTTTAAATCATAGAGTAAGCATAATCGTTCCGGCATATAATGAAGAGGTCGTAATAGGTAAATCTCTTGAATCGTTAGTTAATCAGTCATATCAAAACCTTGAAATTATCGTAGTAGATGACGGCTCTACGGATAGAACGAGCGAAGTGGCAAAATATTACGAAAAGCATTCAAAAGGCAAAAAAGTAAAAGTCTTAAGAAAACCAAACGGCGGAAAAGCAAACGCTATAAACTTCGGTATTCATCACTCAACAGGCGAACTAATTATGGTAGTTGATGCCGATTCAAAGCTGGAAAAAGACGCCGTTACTTTAATGGAGAGATACTTTATCGACCCGAATATCGCAGCTGTTGCCGGTTCTGTTTATGTAAGTAATCAGACTAACCTTTTAACAAAACTTCAAGCCCTGGAATATATCGAAGGGCTTAATATGGTAAGAAACGGTCAAGCTCTTTTAAAACTTGTAAATATTATCCCGGGACCTATTGGAATGTTTAGAAAAGACGCTCTTTACGAAGTAGGATTATACGACAGCGATACTTTTGCGGAAGATTGCGACGTTACGTTAAAATTAATCACAAGAGGATACAAAATCGATTTCGAATCGGACGCCGTAGCATATACCGAAGCTCCGGAACATCTGCTAGATTTGATAAAACAGAGATATCGCTGGACAAGAGGTATATTACAAGCGATAAAAAAACATAAAGGGCTTTTGTGGAACATTAGAAAAAATCCTGCCGCTTCTTTTACGATGTGGTATATGCTTTTTGAATCTGTATTTTGGCCTTTTATGGACGTATGGACGAATATGTTTATTATCTATTTATCTCTATTTTCCGGAGTAAGTATTTTGATTTTTTATTGGTGGAGTATTTTCACGATTCTAGATATGGCGGGCGCACTTTATTGTATACTTATAACCAACGAAAAACTTTCACTAGTTTTTTATGCGGTATTTTACAGACTGTTTTTTATTACAATAATAAATATTGCAAAAATTTTCTCAACCATAGAAGAGTGGTTCGGTATAAAAATGACTTGGGGAAAACTTGAAAGGAAAGGAAACTTATGA
- a CDS encoding polysaccharide deacetylase family protein, whose amino-acid sequence MSAANTYFSNKIYPLFAFLSLILMILVSGYIFYQLWPKTAPNFSFIPTIKNSKTIYLLKSEDNVEYFFNKMKLSPKNYLTNLEKLKQKFEKIGYNVKYISNEKVSELKKGDILLIFDDYAISNKNFKRIKEFLKKGGNIVFNYHFGYFDKNRFVKSKRITKITSLKELKETITKTHPLFYIPKVLSPIGMSSQKTKRHDLVLYGNDTLPLFQSKSIPDAILTNWAITSTPEINSTPLPVNDAGIIWHGFYGNGKWFYFSFPQYVLIDMPINDFKFLFNNIFNYFQNHITIVPYPYIDQKSVIFISEDTEYKYENMIHFARLAKQKDINVTLFCVADLAMKHPKITREAATFPNVEIGSHSLTHSKILGASEEKVKKEILGSKEVLEKITGKQIYGFRPPREEIDKLMEKWLRKAGYIYVMEKIKPHLLPREDYKGLITIPRHGTDDYTYVIELNWDKKQILNKIIQETYMLTKMNALFTLSVHTHLLSYKTNLDVSAKYFDYLNKHPEISPMKGIDIAKRAIILKNLKIDTENFANKTVIKISNNSNYPIINGKFRVYHPDTVIKKIIPELIQTKVKIIKKTREYSDVEINKIPPKTTVILFVSF is encoded by the coding sequence ATGTCGGCGGCAAATACATATTTTTCGAATAAAATATATCCACTTTTTGCGTTTTTATCTTTAATTTTAATGATACTGGTTTCAGGATATATTTTTTATCAATTATGGCCTAAAACCGCACCTAATTTTTCATTTATTCCAACGATAAAAAATTCTAAGACGATCTATTTATTAAAAAGTGAGGATAACGTAGAATATTTTTTTAATAAAATGAAACTATCTCCAAAAAACTATTTAACTAACTTAGAAAAATTAAAACAAAAATTTGAAAAAATAGGTTACAACGTCAAATACATTTCGAATGAAAAAGTTTCAGAACTAAAAAAAGGAGATATTTTATTAATTTTTGACGATTACGCAATAAGTAATAAAAACTTCAAAAGAATAAAAGAGTTTTTAAAAAAAGGCGGTAATATAGTTTTCAACTATCATTTCGGCTATTTTGATAAAAACCGCTTTGTGAAGTCAAAAAGAATTACAAAAATAACATCCTTAAAAGAATTAAAAGAGACTATTACGAAAACCCACCCTCTTTTTTACATTCCAAAAGTATTATCACCTATCGGTATGTCATCTCAAAAAACAAAACGTCACGATTTAGTATTATACGGAAACGACACTTTGCCTCTATTTCAATCAAAAAGCATTCCTGATGCAATTTTAACGAACTGGGCTATAACATCCACCCCCGAAATAAATTCAACTCCTCTTCCAGTAAACGATGCGGGAATAATATGGCACGGTTTTTACGGCAACGGAAAATGGTTTTATTTTAGTTTTCCTCAATATGTATTAATAGATATGCCTATTAATGATTTTAAATTTCTTTTTAACAATATTTTCAATTATTTTCAAAATCATATTACTATCGTACCTTATCCGTATATAGACCAAAAATCTGTAATTTTTATATCTGAAGACACAGAATACAAATACGAAAATATGATACATTTCGCACGCCTTGCAAAACAAAAAGACATAAACGTAACTCTGTTTTGCGTAGCCGACCTTGCGATGAAACATCCTAAAATTACGCGAGAAGCTGCAACTTTTCCGAATGTTGAAATAGGCTCTCATAGTTTGACTCACTCTAAAATTTTAGGAGCAAGTGAAGAAAAAGTAAAAAAAGAGATTTTAGGCTCAAAAGAAGTACTTGAAAAAATTACCGGCAAACAAATATACGGTTTTAGACCTCCAAGAGAAGAGATAGACAAATTAATGGAAAAATGGCTAAGAAAAGCCGGTTATATTTATGTTATGGAAAAAATCAAACCTCATCTTTTACCAAGAGAAGATTATAAAGGCTTAATCACTATTCCTAGACACGGAACCGATGACTATACTTATGTAATCGAACTCAACTGGGATAAAAAACAGATATTAAACAAAATTATCCAAGAAACGTATATGCTTACGAAAATGAACGCACTCTTTACATTAAGCGTTCACACCCATCTTTTAAGCTATAAAACAAATCTTGACGTCAGTGCCAAATATTTCGATTATTTAAACAAACATCCTGAAATTTCCCCTATGAAAGGGATTGACATAGCTAAAAGAGCAATTATTCTTAAAAATTTAAAAATAGATACTGAAAATTTCGCTAACAAAACCGTAATTAAAATTTCAAACAATTCAAATTACCCGATAATAAACGGAAAATTTAGAGTTTATCATCCTGATACCGTAATTAAAAAAATAATTCCGGAATTAATTCAAACAAAAGTTAAGATAATTAAAAAAACGAGAGAATACAGCGATGTTGAAATCAATAAAATCCCTCCTAAAACTACCGTTATTCTTTTTGTTAGCTTCTAA
- the rdgB gene encoding RdgB/HAM1 family non-canonical purine NTP pyrophosphatase — translation MRRVVLASGNKGKIREIKELLKDYEVIPYTDLIDKFEIEENGNTFKENAIIKAKAVGERLKNEIVLADDSGISVPAFGGIPGIYSARFAGEGASDKDNLYKLIEELKKRGIKKTPAFYTAAIAIYTPYGIFTTHGFMRGEVIDEARGDKGFGYDPMFIPKGYDKTLGELEEEVKKSFSHRSKALSLAKYILDII, via the coding sequence ATGAGAAGAGTGGTTTTAGCAAGCGGTAATAAAGGTAAAATAAGAGAAATTAAAGAACTTTTAAAAGATTATGAAGTAATTCCTTATACCGATTTGATAGATAAATTCGAAATTGAAGAAAACGGAAACACTTTTAAAGAAAATGCGATTATTAAAGCAAAAGCTGTAGGAGAAAGATTAAAAAACGAAATAGTTTTAGCAGATGACAGCGGAATAAGCGTGCCGGCTTTTGGGGGAATCCCCGGAATATATTCGGCAAGATTTGCCGGCGAGGGAGCAAGTGATAAAGATAATCTTTATAAACTTATTGAAGAGCTTAAAAAAAGAGGAATCAAAAAAACACCGGCATTTTATACTGCTGCAATAGCGATATATACTCCATACGGAATATTTACGACTCACGGATTTATGAGAGGTGAAGTGATAGATGAAGCGAGAGGTGATAAGGGCTTTGGATATGACCCTATGTTTATTCCTAAAGGTTATGATAAGACTTTAGGTGAACTTGAAGAGGAAGTTAAGAAAAGTTTTTCACATCGCTCAAAAGCTTTGAGCTTGGCAAAATATATATTGGATATTATTTAA